One Deinococcus ruber DNA window includes the following coding sequences:
- a CDS encoding diacylglycerol/lipid kinase family protein, whose translation MTTPSTSSRPDSALIVFNPNSGQGDSGVEDFAQFLKDAGVRVELRETTAEGTPETYLKGLEDFGALVVAGGDGTVSSLAYAAREYHKPFLAYPAGTANLIAQNLALPSTPRELADLFLSGQTLRLDLAEFDSDGKTRGFAMLAGLGMDAAIIRDSEDLKEHLGVAAYVVSALKQLTPKHAKFTLTLDGRRVEVEGMGVMVANFGMANLRVPITGDVSPADGKLTVIVLKGGSIASLLPKLIGSVRAKLNLGDPDLGNNVETYDAREVNVETSEALPMQYDGEILEGEWTSLKARILPGAVEYITATTLDDLTT comes from the coding sequence ATGACTACTCCTTCCACGTCTTCACGCCCTGACAGCGCCCTGATCGTCTTCAACCCCAACAGCGGTCAGGGTGACAGCGGCGTCGAAGACTTCGCACAGTTCCTGAAGGATGCCGGTGTCCGGGTCGAACTGCGCGAAACCACAGCGGAAGGCACGCCCGAGACATATCTGAAGGGCCTTGAAGACTTCGGCGCACTGGTGGTCGCGGGTGGAGACGGCACAGTCAGCAGCCTCGCCTACGCTGCCCGCGAGTACCATAAGCCCTTCCTGGCGTATCCGGCAGGCACCGCCAACCTGATCGCTCAGAATCTGGCGCTGCCGTCCACGCCCCGCGAACTGGCCGACCTCTTTCTGTCGGGGCAGACGCTCCGGCTCGATCTGGCCGAGTTCGACAGCGACGGCAAGACGCGGGGCTTTGCCATGCTGGCGGGCCTGGGCATGGACGCCGCCATTATCCGCGACAGCGAGGATCTGAAGGAGCATCTGGGCGTGGCCGCCTACGTCGTCAGCGCCCTGAAGCAGCTCACGCCGAAACATGCGAAGTTCACCCTGACGCTCGATGGCCGCCGCGTCGAGGTCGAGGGCATGGGCGTGATGGTGGCAAACTTCGGCATGGCGAACCTGCGCGTGCCGATCACCGGAGACGTGAGCCCTGCCGACGGCAAACTCACGGTGATCGTGCTGAAGGGCGGCAGCATCGCCAGCCTGCTTCCGAAGCTGATCGGCAGCGTGCGGGCCAAACTGAATCTGGGCGACCCGGATCTGGGCAACAACGTCGAAACCTACGACGCCCGCGAGGTGAACGTGGAGACGAGCGAAGCGCTGCCCATGCAGTACGACGGCGAGATTCTGGAAGGAGAGTGGACTTCGCTGAAGGCCCGCATTCTGCCGGGAGCCGTCGAGTACATCACCGCGACGACCCTGGACGACCTGACCACCTGA
- a CDS encoding CopZ family metallochaperone: MSTELDISGMTCGHCVTAVTKALKSVPGVQDAQVDLKSGKAVVAGQADPSALISAVVEEGYTAQVHAAL, from the coding sequence ATGAGCACAGAACTCGATATCAGCGGTATGACCTGCGGGCACTGCGTAACCGCCGTGACCAAGGCCCTGAAAAGCGTTCCCGGCGTGCAGGATGCCCAGGTCGATCTGAAGAGCGGAAAAGCCGTCGTGGCGGGCCAGGCCGACCCGAGCGCCCTCATCTCTGCCGTCGTTGAAGAGGGCTACACCGCCCAGGTTCACGCCGCGCTGTGA
- a CDS encoding metal-sensitive transcriptional regulator has protein sequence MPEDSRKRAARRLKIARGHLDSIVTMLENPDVYCVDVLRQIKAVQGALSGAGEVVLRGHLEAHVATANERGDGLELVEELMEALKYT, from the coding sequence ATGCCGGAAGACTCGCGCAAGCGGGCGGCCCGGCGGCTGAAGATTGCACGGGGGCACCTCGACAGCATCGTGACCATGCTGGAAAACCCCGACGTGTACTGCGTGGATGTGTTGCGGCAGATCAAGGCGGTGCAGGGTGCCCTGTCGGGGGCAGGCGAGGTGGTGCTGCGCGGCCATCTGGAAGCGCATGTGGCAACCGCCAACGAGCGCGGCGACGGCCTCGAACTTGTTGAGGAACTGATGGAAGCGCTCAAATACACTTAA
- a CDS encoding SDR family oxidoreductase, with amino-acid sequence MKILFIGGTGIISSASTQLAVERGLDVYLLNRGQSSRAVPQGVQVLHGDVRDPESLRTALGDHTFDAVVNWVAFTPEHIEADLSAFRGRTRQYVFISSASAYQTPPASLPVVESTPLSNPFWQYSRDKIACEDRLTRAYREEGFPITIVRPSHTYDRTLLPMDGGYTVVNRMRQGKRVIVHGDGTSLWVLTHHQDFARGFVPLLGNPHALGEVFHITSDELLSWNQIFETVAQAAGTQANIVHLPSDMIAAADPRWGAGLLGDKSHSMIFDNSKIKRFVPDFRATIPFFQGAQEIMAWYDADPARQVVNAALDQTMDELLAAYDRIAPTPAGS; translated from the coding sequence ATGAAAATCCTGTTTATCGGCGGCACCGGCATCATCAGTTCGGCCTCGACACAGCTGGCAGTCGAGCGCGGTCTGGACGTGTATCTGCTCAACCGGGGCCAGTCGTCCAGAGCGGTGCCGCAAGGTGTTCAGGTGCTGCACGGCGATGTGCGCGACCCCGAGTCGCTCCGCACGGCGCTGGGAGATCATACGTTCGACGCGGTGGTGAACTGGGTCGCCTTCACGCCGGAGCACATCGAAGCCGATCTCAGCGCCTTCCGGGGACGCACGCGGCAATACGTGTTCATCAGCTCGGCTTCGGCGTACCAGACTCCGCCCGCCAGCCTGCCGGTGGTGGAATCGACGCCGCTGTCCAATCCGTTCTGGCAGTACTCGCGCGACAAGATCGCCTGTGAAGATCGCCTGACGCGGGCCTACCGCGAGGAAGGCTTTCCCATCACCATCGTGCGGCCCTCGCACACCTACGACCGCACGCTGCTGCCGATGGACGGCGGCTATACGGTCGTGAACCGCATGCGCCAGGGCAAACGGGTGATCGTGCACGGCGACGGAACCTCGCTGTGGGTGCTGACCCACCATCAGGATTTCGCTCGGGGCTTCGTGCCGCTGCTGGGCAATCCGCACGCACTGGGCGAGGTCTTTCACATCACCAGCGACGAACTGCTGAGCTGGAACCAGATTTTTGAAACGGTCGCACAGGCTGCCGGAACTCAGGCCAACATCGTGCATCTGCCGTCCGACATGATCGCCGCCGCCGATCCTCGCTGGGGCGCGGGGCTGCTGGGCGACAAGTCTCACAGCATGATCTTCGACAACAGCAAGATCAAACGCTTTGTGCCCGACTTCCGCGCCACCATTCCCTTCTTTCAGGGTGCACAGGAAATCATGGCGTGGTACGACGCCGACCCCGCGAGGCAGGTCGTGAACGCAGCGCTCGATCAGACGATGGATGAGCTGCTCGCCGCCTACGACCGTATTGCCCCCACGCCTGCCGGAAGCTGA
- the dgoD gene encoding galactonate dehydratase, which yields MKSMNIERIETFFVPPRWLFVRVETQGGAVGWGEASLEGHAEAVDGVFEALRDRFLGQDARRIEDIWQVAYRGGFYRGGPVLMSALSGLDQALWDIKGRMLGVPVWELLGGQVRERVQAYAWIGGDRPDQVAEAAQQRRLQGFRAVKMNATAELGWLDSPSALDGVLERVSAAQQEGLDVALDFHGRIHRPMARQLLRRLEALRLLFIEEPLLCEHPEALLGLAGHGGTPIALGERLYSRWDFKGFLASGTVDIIQPDLSHAGGISEGRRIAAMAEAYDVAVAPHCPLGPLALAACLQLAGCTPNVVLQEVSLGIHYNETHDLLTFVKNPEVLTPLGGQLQIPTGPGLGIEIDEAAVREVHRDRHRWRNPVWRTPDGSLAEW from the coding sequence ATGAAATCTATGAACATCGAACGCATCGAAACCTTTTTTGTGCCGCCGCGCTGGCTGTTCGTGCGGGTCGAAACGCAGGGCGGCGCAGTCGGCTGGGGCGAAGCCAGTCTGGAAGGCCACGCCGAGGCGGTGGACGGCGTGTTCGAGGCGCTGCGCGACCGCTTTCTGGGCCAGGATGCCCGGCGCATCGAGGATATCTGGCAGGTCGCGTACCGGGGCGGCTTCTACCGGGGCGGCCCGGTGCTGATGTCGGCGCTGAGCGGGCTGGATCAGGCGCTCTGGGACATCAAGGGCCGGATGCTGGGCGTGCCGGTGTGGGAACTGCTGGGCGGGCAGGTGCGCGAGCGAGTACAGGCCTATGCCTGGATTGGCGGCGACCGGCCCGATCAGGTGGCCGAAGCCGCCCAGCAGCGGCGCTTGCAGGGCTTCCGGGCGGTCAAGATGAATGCCACCGCCGAACTCGGCTGGCTCGACAGTCCTTCGGCGCTGGACGGCGTGCTGGAGCGGGTGAGCGCGGCGCAGCAGGAGGGGCTGGATGTGGCGCTCGACTTTCACGGGCGCATACATCGTCCGATGGCCCGCCAGTTGCTGCGGCGGCTCGAAGCGCTGCGGCTGCTGTTCATCGAGGAGCCGCTGCTGTGCGAACACCCCGAAGCGCTGCTGGGGCTGGCCGGACACGGCGGCACGCCCATTGCGCTGGGCGAGCGGCTGTATTCGCGCTGGGATTTCAAGGGTTTTCTGGCAAGCGGCACGGTCGATATCATCCAGCCCGACCTGTCGCATGCTGGGGGTATCAGCGAGGGGCGGCGCATCGCAGCGATGGCCGAGGCCTACGACGTGGCGGTGGCTCCTCATTGCCCGCTGGGGCCGCTTGCGCTGGCTGCCTGCCTGCAACTGGCGGGCTGCACGCCCAACGTGGTGCTTCAGGAAGTGTCGCTGGGCATTCATTACAACGAAACCCACGACCTGCTGACCTTCGTGAAGAATCCGGAGGTGCTCACGCCACTCGGCGGGCAGCTTCAGATTCCCACGGGGCCGGGGCTGGGCATCGAGATTGACGAAGCGGCGGTGCGCGAGGTTCACCGTGATCGCCACCGCTGGCGCAATCCGGTGTGGCGCACGCCGGACGGCAGCCTGGCCGAATGGTGA
- a CDS encoding 2-dehydro-3-deoxygalactonokinase, giving the protein MVTGEHMMALIDSGTTRTRLRVVQGAEVCWAGELPTGARDVARSGSPAPLKEAVAALLTQARQRVPISEVVCSGMITSNVGLLEVPHLHAPAGLRELGRGVQRADFAEFAAPCYFIPGVLTRPEPLDWHTLHLADVLRGEEVEVLGLREVLALGAASFLHLGSHPKRIETDAAGRLTGSRTVLSGELAAAVAEHTVLSGSVLPPHDWSELSEPFWQRGLDAARAHGVGRALFMIRLGHLLLRASPGDLSAYLLGVVSALTLDLLTPAQSWPLVLYGPPQLARLLAHEARALGWPDVRVADPALTLRATVLGAQRILEAHLEQQHG; this is encoded by the coding sequence ATGGTGACGGGCGAACACATGATGGCGCTGATCGACTCGGGCACCACCAGAACGCGGCTGCGGGTGGTGCAGGGCGCTGAGGTGTGCTGGGCGGGGGAACTGCCCACCGGAGCGCGTGACGTGGCCCGCAGCGGCAGCCCTGCCCCGCTGAAGGAAGCCGTCGCGGCCCTGCTGACCCAGGCGCGGCAGCGTGTGCCGATCAGCGAGGTGGTGTGTTCGGGCATGATCACGTCCAATGTCGGGCTGCTGGAGGTGCCGCACCTGCATGCCCCCGCCGGACTGCGCGAACTGGGCCGGGGCGTGCAGCGGGCCGATTTCGCGGAGTTCGCCGCGCCCTGTTATTTCATTCCGGGTGTGCTGACGCGCCCGGAACCGCTCGACTGGCACACGCTGCATCTGGCCGACGTGCTGCGCGGCGAGGAAGTCGAGGTGCTGGGGCTGCGCGAAGTGCTGGCGCTGGGCGCAGCGTCATTTCTTCATCTCGGCTCTCACCCGAAGCGCATCGAGACAGACGCAGCGGGTCGCCTGACCGGGTCGCGCACCGTGCTGAGCGGAGAACTGGCCGCCGCCGTAGCAGAACACACGGTGCTGTCGGGAAGCGTGTTGCCCCCACACGACTGGTCGGAGCTTTCCGAACCCTTCTGGCAGCGCGGGCTGGACGCGGCACGGGCGCACGGCGTCGGTCGCGCCCTGTTCATGATCCGGCTGGGACACCTGCTGCTGCGGGCCAGCCCCGGCGACCTGAGCGCGTACCTGCTGGGCGTGGTGTCGGCCCTGACGCTCGACCTGCTGACGCCCGCCCAGAGCTGGCCGCTGGTGCTGTATGGCCCGCCACAGCTTGCGCGGCTGCTGGCGCACGAAGCCCGCGCCCTGGGCTGGCCCGACGTGCGCGTCGCCGACCCCGCCCTGACGCTGCGGGCCACCGTGCTGGGTGCCCAGCGCATCCTGGAAGCGCACCTGGAGCAGCAGCATGGCTGA
- a CDS encoding SDR family oxidoreductase: MSTDDSTPPTRRKVLGKIGTGLAFAFATPALARQNAATPTTGARPPAQSIVRDPVTQYVRPPFAKQTQPWPGLASKMVPPPDHGEKSYQGTGRLTGRKALITGGDSGIGRAVAIAFAREGADVAINYLPVEESDAREVIALIRAAGRKAVAIPGDIRSEAFCQQLVAQAARELGGLDILVNNAARQHSVDSILDLTTEQFDWTLKTNLYAMFWITKAALPHFQPGAAIINTASEQAYDPSPNLLDYAQTKAAIVNFSKSLARQLAHRGIRVNAVAPGPIWTPLQPSGGQKPDKLPVFGADTPMGRPGQPAELAPAYVTLASQESSYATGQVYGVNGGNALP; the protein is encoded by the coding sequence ATGTCTACCGACGATTCCACGCCGCCGACCCGCCGCAAGGTGCTGGGCAAGATCGGCACCGGACTGGCCTTTGCCTTCGCCACGCCCGCCCTGGCCCGCCAGAATGCCGCGACTCCGACCACCGGGGCGCGGCCTCCGGCACAGTCCATCGTGCGCGATCCGGTGACGCAGTACGTCCGGCCCCCGTTTGCCAAACAGACGCAGCCGTGGCCCGGTCTGGCGAGCAAGATGGTTCCGCCGCCCGATCACGGCGAGAAGAGTTATCAGGGAACCGGGCGGCTGACGGGCCGCAAAGCGCTGATTACTGGCGGCGACAGCGGCATCGGGCGGGCGGTTGCCATCGCTTTTGCCCGCGAGGGGGCCGACGTTGCCATCAACTATCTGCCCGTCGAGGAAAGTGACGCCCGCGAGGTGATCGCCCTGATCCGGGCGGCGGGGCGCAAAGCGGTGGCGATTCCCGGCGATATCCGCAGCGAGGCGTTCTGTCAGCAGCTGGTGGCGCAGGCGGCCCGCGAGCTGGGCGGCCTCGATATTCTGGTGAACAACGCGGCCCGCCAGCACTCGGTCGATTCGATTCTCGACCTGACCACCGAGCAGTTCGACTGGACGCTCAAGACGAACCTGTACGCGATGTTCTGGATCACCAAAGCCGCGCTGCCGCATTTTCAGCCGGGAGCGGCCATCATCAACACCGCATCCGAGCAGGCTTACGACCCGTCGCCCAACCTGCTTGACTATGCTCAGACCAAGGCCGCCATCGTCAATTTCAGCAAGTCGCTGGCGCGGCAGCTCGCGCACCGGGGCATCCGCGTGAATGCGGTGGCCCCCGGCCCGATCTGGACGCCGCTTCAGCCCAGCGGCGGCCAGAAGCCCGACAAGCTGCCCGTCTTCGGAGCCGATACGCCGATGGGTCGCCCCGGCCAACCGGCAGAGCTGGCCCCGGCTTACGTGACGCTGGCCTCTCAGGAGTCGAGTTACGCCACCGGACAGGTCTACGGCGTCAACGGCGGCAACGCCCTGCCCTGA
- a CDS encoding bifunctional 4-hydroxy-2-oxoglutarate aldolase/2-dehydro-3-deoxy-phosphogluconate aldolase — translation MAEPSIRSLLAAHPVLAILRGVPARHAPHLADALYRAGVRLLEVALSDELGLGALKAVQNAHPGAFTLGAGTVTTLERARAAQDAGATFLLTPHLVPEVNAFAVQHGLGLISGAMTPTEIMAARAQGSEVVKLFPAATLGPAYIRDLLGPYPDLALLAVGGVSARNAAEFMQAGAVGVGVGSYLTTTDWNAPDFTVLGQRAADLLTTLRNG, via the coding sequence ATGGCTGAACCGTCCATCCGTTCTCTGCTGGCCGCCCATCCGGTGCTGGCGATTCTGCGCGGAGTACCCGCCCGCCACGCGCCGCATCTGGCCGACGCGCTGTACCGGGCCGGGGTACGGCTGCTGGAGGTGGCACTCAGCGACGAGCTTGGACTGGGTGCCCTGAAGGCCGTGCAGAACGCGCATCCGGGGGCTTTTACGTTGGGGGCTGGCACCGTGACCACGCTGGAACGGGCGCGGGCAGCACAGGACGCCGGGGCCACGTTTCTGCTCACGCCGCATCTGGTCCCCGAGGTCAATGCTTTTGCTGTGCAGCACGGCCTTGGCCTGATCTCCGGTGCCATGACGCCCACCGAGATCATGGCGGCGCGTGCCCAGGGCAGCGAGGTCGTCAAGCTGTTTCCGGCGGCGACGCTGGGGCCAGCGTATATCCGCGACCTGCTCGGCCCGTACCCCGATCTGGCGCTGCTGGCAGTTGGCGGTGTCAGCGCCCGCAATGCCGCCGAGTTCATGCAGGCGGGCGCAGTGGGCGTGGGCGTCGGAAGTTATCTGACCACTACCGACTGGAATGCACCCGATTTCACTGTACTGGGCCAACGCGCCGCCGACCTGCTGACGACGCTGCGAAACGGCTGA
- a CDS encoding heavy metal translocating P-type ATPase → MTGHQESRTLELGVQGMTCASCVGRVERGLKKVEGVGDVVVNLATERATVTYDPATTSPQALLDKVKDVGYEPVTSTLDLGIQGMTCANCVNRVERALKKVDGVLNASVNLATERATVQYLPSAVSPGQLKAAVRDSGYGVLEAAAGQDRSDVEREAKEREVQALRRSVLFSAVFAAPLLLLAMLPMLWMPAEMWLTEHLGSGLNWLMLALALPVQFGPGRRFYRQGWAALRHRSPDMNTLVMIGTSAAFFYSLAVTLFPQVFPAGTAHVYYEASAVVITLILLGKYFEAIAKGRSSEAMKKLLGLQVRTARVLRGGSELELPTDEVLVGDIVSVRPGEKIPVDGELVSGSSYVDESMITGEPVPVAKEAGAGVVGGTINQTGAFQFRATKIGADTALAQIIKLVESAQGSKPPIQGLADTVVAVFVPVVLGIAALTFLAWMLFGGPQALSYALVNTVAVLIIACPCAMGLATPVSVMVGTGKAAELGVLFRNGAALESLQAVQVVALDKTGTLTQGRPQLTDFVVLPGFERAGVLSLIASAEERSEHPIARAVVEGAKREGLSLSEPQSFEALPGFGLAATIQGRQVNVGADRYMQQLGLDVTALQPQATRLGDEGKSPLYAAIDGQLAAILAVADPIKAGSLEAVQALHAQGVRVAMITGDNAGTANAVARQLGIDTVLAEVLPTGKSDAIRRLQAQGQQVAFVGDGINDAPALAVADVGLAIGTGTDVAVETADVILMSGDLRGVPNALALSRATLNNIRLNLFWAFAYNIVLIPVAAGALFHALGWLLSPVLAAAAMGFSSVFVLSNALRLRGFRPPV, encoded by the coding sequence ATGACAGGGCATCAGGAGTCGAGAACACTGGAACTGGGCGTGCAGGGCATGACCTGCGCCAGTTGCGTGGGCCGGGTCGAGCGTGGACTGAAAAAAGTCGAGGGCGTCGGTGACGTGGTGGTCAATCTGGCGACAGAACGGGCCACCGTCACCTATGACCCCGCCACCACGTCACCGCAGGCACTGCTCGATAAGGTCAAAGATGTGGGGTACGAACCCGTCACCAGCACGCTCGATCTGGGCATTCAGGGCATGACCTGCGCGAACTGCGTGAACAGAGTCGAGCGGGCGCTGAAGAAGGTAGACGGCGTGCTGAACGCATCGGTCAATCTGGCGACCGAACGCGCCACCGTGCAGTATCTGCCGTCTGCGGTCAGTCCGGGCCAGCTCAAAGCTGCCGTTCGTGACAGCGGATACGGCGTGCTGGAGGCGGCGGCTGGGCAGGACCGCAGCGACGTGGAGCGCGAGGCCAAAGAAAGGGAAGTGCAGGCGCTGAGGCGTTCGGTGCTGTTCAGCGCGGTCTTTGCTGCTCCGCTGCTGCTGCTCGCCATGCTGCCGATGCTGTGGATGCCCGCCGAGATGTGGCTGACAGAGCACCTGGGTTCCGGTCTGAACTGGCTGATGCTGGCCCTCGCCCTTCCTGTACAGTTTGGCCCCGGACGCCGTTTTTACCGTCAGGGCTGGGCGGCGCTGCGGCACCGTTCGCCCGACATGAACACGCTGGTCATGATCGGTACCAGTGCGGCCTTTTTCTACAGCCTCGCCGTTACGCTTTTCCCTCAGGTCTTTCCGGCGGGCACAGCGCACGTGTATTACGAGGCGAGCGCCGTGGTCATCACCCTGATTCTGCTGGGCAAATACTTCGAGGCCATCGCCAAGGGCCGCAGCAGCGAGGCCATGAAGAAGCTGCTGGGCCTTCAGGTCAGGACAGCGCGTGTGTTGCGCGGCGGCAGCGAGCTGGAGCTGCCCACCGATGAGGTGCTGGTCGGAGACATCGTTTCGGTTCGGCCCGGCGAAAAGATTCCGGTGGACGGCGAACTCGTCAGCGGCAGCAGTTACGTCGACGAGAGCATGATTACGGGTGAGCCGGTGCCCGTGGCGAAAGAGGCCGGAGCGGGCGTGGTCGGCGGCACCATCAACCAGACCGGAGCGTTCCAGTTCCGCGCCACGAAGATCGGGGCCGATACCGCGTTGGCGCAGATCATCAAACTCGTCGAGAGCGCCCAGGGCAGCAAACCGCCGATTCAGGGACTGGCCGATACAGTCGTCGCGGTATTCGTTCCGGTGGTGCTGGGCATCGCCGCGCTCACCTTCCTGGCCTGGATGCTGTTCGGTGGCCCCCAGGCGCTCAGTTACGCGCTCGTCAACACGGTGGCAGTCCTGATTATCGCCTGCCCGTGTGCAATGGGTCTTGCCACCCCTGTCAGCGTGATGGTGGGCACCGGGAAGGCCGCAGAGCTGGGGGTGCTGTTCAGAAACGGCGCGGCGCTGGAGAGCTTGCAGGCGGTGCAGGTGGTCGCCCTCGACAAGACCGGCACACTGACGCAGGGCCGCCCGCAGCTCACCGACTTTGTGGTGTTGCCCGGCTTTGAGCGAGCCGGGGTGCTGTCGCTGATCGCCTCTGCGGAAGAGCGCAGCGAACACCCCATTGCCCGCGCCGTGGTCGAAGGCGCGAAGCGGGAAGGCCTTTCGCTGTCTGAACCGCAGTCTTTCGAGGCTCTGCCCGGTTTTGGGCTGGCGGCGACCATTCAGGGGCGACAGGTCAATGTGGGGGCAGACCGTTATATGCAGCAGCTCGGTCTGGACGTGACCGCGCTCCAGCCGCAGGCCACCCGCCTGGGCGACGAAGGCAAAAGCCCGCTGTATGCCGCCATCGACGGGCAGCTTGCCGCCATTCTCGCGGTCGCCGACCCCATCAAGGCGGGCAGTCTGGAAGCGGTGCAGGCGCTGCATGCCCAGGGGGTGCGGGTCGCCATGATCACCGGAGACAATGCCGGTACCGCCAACGCCGTTGCCAGACAGCTCGGCATCGATACCGTGCTGGCCGAGGTGCTGCCCACCGGCAAGAGCGACGCCATCAGGCGTTTGCAGGCACAGGGACAGCAGGTGGCCTTCGTAGGCGACGGCATCAACGACGCGCCCGCGCTGGCCGTCGCCGATGTGGGCCTCGCCATCGGAACCGGAACCGATGTGGCTGTCGAGACTGCCGACGTGATTCTGATGAGCGGCGATCTGCGCGGCGTGCCCAACGCGCTGGCGCTGTCCAGAGCGACCCTGAACAATATTCGGCTCAATCTGTTCTGGGCCTTCGCCTACAACATCGTGCTGATTCCGGTGGCGGCTGGGGCGCTGTTTCACGCGCTGGGCTGGCTGCTCAGCCCGGTGCTGGCCGCCGCCGCTATGGGTTTTTCCAGCGTCTTCGTGCTCAGCAACGCCCTGCGGCTGCGCGGGTTTCGCCCGCCCGTCTGA
- the mdlC gene encoding benzoylformate decarboxylase, with translation MPTVREATYALLRELGLTTIFGNPGSTEEPFLKDFPADFRYVLALQEASAVGMADGFAQGTGRPALVNLHTAPGVGNAMGNIITAARNKTPLIITAGQQTRKMLLMEAFLSNVRATELPLPHVKWSYEPVRAQDVPAAFMRAYAEAVQAPAGPVFLSLPLDDWEAEAEGTATLRTVSKRTAPDPARLEQVAQAIRGSRSPALVMGAGIDRSGGWSAGVTLAEQLGCAVYAAPIAERLGFPTSHSQYRGPLPFAIAPLSRALAEHDLVIVVGAEVFRYYPYVPGEYLSAGTRLWQLTDDPAEAARAPVGDSVIGDARLCLEGLSALLTDFQPPWKRVERPERPANPPASTPPSSEPPAGPLSAGELFAAVAQVRPDDALVVQEVPSSIPALMRNFAFDQPASYFTMASGGLGFGLPAAVGLALAEAQSGRKRPVLAFIGDGSLHYSVQALYTAAQHRLKVVVIVPRNGEYTILKMFARQEDTPGVPGLDLPGLDAPMIARGYGVQAQRAETAEDVRAAVSAALQHDGPTLIEVPIRPEAGKLMG, from the coding sequence ATGCCGACTGTCCGTGAGGCCACCTATGCCCTGCTGCGAGAGCTGGGGCTGACCACCATTTTCGGCAACCCCGGCTCGACCGAAGAGCCGTTTCTCAAAGACTTTCCCGCCGATTTCCGGTATGTGCTGGCGTTGCAGGAGGCCAGCGCGGTGGGCATGGCCGACGGCTTCGCGCAGGGCACCGGACGCCCGGCTCTGGTGAATCTGCATACCGCGCCCGGCGTGGGCAACGCGATGGGCAACATCATCACTGCTGCCCGCAACAAGACGCCGCTGATCATCACGGCGGGGCAGCAGACCCGGAAAATGCTGCTGATGGAAGCTTTCCTGAGTAACGTGCGGGCCACCGAACTGCCGCTGCCGCATGTGAAATGGAGTTACGAGCCGGTACGCGCCCAGGACGTGCCCGCCGCCTTCATGCGGGCGTATGCCGAGGCGGTGCAGGCTCCGGCAGGCCCGGTGTTTCTGTCGCTGCCCCTCGACGACTGGGAAGCCGAGGCCGAGGGAACCGCTACGCTGCGAACGGTGTCGAAGCGCACGGCCCCCGATCCGGCGCGGCTGGAACAGGTGGCACAGGCCATCCGGGGCAGCCGCTCACCCGCCCTGGTGATGGGCGCGGGCATAGACCGCAGCGGCGGCTGGAGCGCGGGCGTGACACTGGCCGAACAGCTCGGCTGCGCTGTGTATGCCGCCCCCATTGCCGAGCGCCTGGGCTTTCCGACATCGCACAGCCAGTACCGAGGGCCGCTGCCCTTCGCCATCGCCCCGCTGAGCCGCGCCCTGGCCGAGCATGATCTGGTGATCGTGGTGGGGGCGGAGGTGTTCCGCTATTACCCGTATGTGCCGGGCGAGTACCTGAGTGCCGGTACGCGGCTGTGGCAGCTCACCGACGACCCCGCCGAGGCCGCCCGCGCCCCGGTAGGTGACAGCGTGATCGGAGACGCCCGGCTATGTCTGGAAGGGCTGAGTGCGCTGCTGACAGACTTCCAGCCACCCTGGAAACGGGTGGAGCGGCCCGAACGTCCTGCCAATCCGCCCGCTTCCACGCCGCCTTCTTCCGAGCCGCCCGCTGGCCCGCTGAGTGCGGGGGAACTGTTCGCCGCCGTGGCACAGGTGCGCCCGGATGACGCGCTGGTGGTGCAGGAGGTACCCAGCAGCATCCCGGCCCTGATGCGAAATTTTGCCTTCGACCAGCCCGCCAGCTATTTCACGATGGCGAGCGGAGGACTTGGCTTCGGGCTGCCTGCCGCTGTCGGTCTGGCACTGGCCGAGGCGCAGTCGGGCCGCAAGCGCCCGGTGCTGGCCTTCATCGGAGACGGCTCGCTGCACTACAGCGTGCAGGCGCTGTACACGGCGGCCCAGCACCGCTTGAAGGTGGTGGTCATCGTGCCGCGCAACGGCGAATACACCATTCTGAAGATGTTTGCCCGGCAGGAAGACACGCCGGGCGTTCCCGGCCTCGACCTGCCGGGGCTGGACGCGCCGATGATCGCCCGTGGGTACGGCGTGCAGGCCCAGCGTGCCGAAACCGCCGAAGACGTGCGGGCCGCCGTATCTGCTGCCCTGCAACACGACGGCCCGACTCTGATTGAAGTCCCGATCCGGCCCGAAGCGGGCAAGCTGATGGGCTGA